The following coding sequences lie in one Mycteria americana isolate JAX WOST 10 ecotype Jacksonville Zoo and Gardens chromosome 15, USCA_MyAme_1.0, whole genome shotgun sequence genomic window:
- the SMTNL2 gene encoding smoothelin-like protein 2 isoform X1 yields MASEIEEPGGREAQTVCEALGRYEDTLRGAVREIHVDIQVFKQGVGRQVEEVLRLASPLAHTVSELQQENRRLRAQLERLSRQVEALGRSAGLPQEWADEAAGSPPAAGPGAPGQVSAGGRFSSHAKLAVAGRSQSVDLDDHHKPEFRRVFSSSIIENGHQSSSGQSKVSHELTSFHMSDSSPEAHAPAVTLQMPHLPVTAVTRISEKFSGETICSTGTTNASAGLLGQSKSKNAMAVKTSNQSVKAWNSSAVRTMGSSAAGENTTSVTKSVSAVSYGTSSGTKTGESATDSYCDVTPSSHSSPPIVHRQVERRRELVRSQTLPRTTGTQARKALFEKFEHDGGKGKGESRAKLKRSQSFGVASASSIKQILLDWCRSKTIGYKHIDLQNFSSSWNDGMAFCALVHSFFPEAFDYNKLDPANRKQNFELAFTMAEKMAHCDRLIEVDDMMMMGHKPDPMCVFTYVQSLYNHLRRFE; encoded by the exons ATGGCCAGTGAGATCGAGGAACCGGGCGGCCGAGAGGCGCAGACCGTCTGCGAGGCCCTGGGGCGCTACGAGGACACGCTGCGGGGCGCCGTCCGGGAGATCCACGTGGACATCCAGGTGTTCAAGCAGGGGGTAGGCCGGCAGGTGGAGGAGGTGCTGCGCCTCGCCAGCCCCCTGGCGCACACggtctctgagctgcagcaggagaacCGGCGCCTGCGGGCGCAGCTGGAGCGCCTGTCTCGGCAGGTGGAGGCCCTCGGCCGATCGGCGGGGCTGCCGCAGGAATGGGCGGAcgaggcggcggggagccccccggccgcggggcccggcgctcCGGGGCAGGTTTCGGCCGGCGGCAGGTTCTCCAGCCATGCCAAGCTAGCGGTCGCTGGCCGGAGCCAA AGTGTAGACCTGGATGACCACCACAAACCTGAGTTTAGAAGAGTTTTTAGTTCTTCCATCATTGAAAATGGGCATCAGTCTTCATCAG GTCAGTCAAAAGTCTCCCATGAACTGACCTCTTTTCACATGTCAGACTCTTCCCCTGAAGCCCATGCCCCAGCAGTCACCTTACAGATGCCCCACCTTCCCGTTACTGCAGTAACCAGGATATCAGAGAAGTTTTCAGGAGAGACCATCTGTTCAACAGGAACAACTAATGCGTCTGCTGGCCTGTTGGGACAGAGCAAGAGCAAAAATGCGATGGCAGTGAAAACTTCCAACCAGTCAG TGAAGGCCTGGAATTCAAGTGCAGTGAGAACAATGGGTTCATCTGCCGCTGGAG AGAATACCACTTCTGTCACTAAGTCTGTCTCAGCTGTGAGCTATGGGACGAGTAGTGGAACCAAAACTGGTGAAAG TGCCACTGACAGTTACTGTGATGTGACCCCCAGCTCTCACTCCTCCCCTCCCATTGTACATCGCCAAGTTGAAAGGAGGCGAGAACTGGTGCGGTCTCAGACGCTCCCACGGACTACAGGAACACAGGCCAGGAAAGCGCTTTTCGAGAAATTTGAACACGATGGTGGAAA aggaaaaggagaatCCAGAGCTAAGCTGAAGAGGTCGCAGAGTTTTGGGGTTGCCAGCGCTAGCAGCATTAAACAAATTCTGTTAGACTGGTGTCGCTCAAAAACCATAGGATACAAG CACATTGATCTCCAGAACTTCTCCTCAAGCTGGAATGATGGGATGGCATTCTGTGCTCTTGTgcattctttctttccagaagctTTTGATTATAATAAGCTTGACCCAGCTAATCGCAAGCAGAACTTTGAGCTGGCCTTCACCATGGCTGA GAAAATGGCTCACTGCGATCGTCTGATAGAAGTGGATGACATGATGATGATGGGTCACAAGCCAGACCCCATGTGTGTCTTCACCTATGTCCAGTCTCTATACAATCATCTACGACGCTTTGAATAA
- the SMTNL2 gene encoding smoothelin-like protein 2 isoform X2, with the protein MASEIEEPGGREAQTVCEALGRYEDTLRGAVREIHVDIQSVDLDDHHKPEFRRVFSSSIIENGHQSSSGQSKVSHELTSFHMSDSSPEAHAPAVTLQMPHLPVTAVTRISEKFSGETICSTGTTNASAGLLGQSKSKNAMAVKTSNQSVKAWNSSAVRTMGSSAAGENTTSVTKSVSAVSYGTSSGTKTGESATDSYCDVTPSSHSSPPIVHRQVERRRELVRSQTLPRTTGTQARKALFEKFEHDGGKGKGESRAKLKRSQSFGVASASSIKQILLDWCRSKTIGYKHIDLQNFSSSWNDGMAFCALVHSFFPEAFDYNKLDPANRKQNFELAFTMAEKMAHCDRLIEVDDMMMMGHKPDPMCVFTYVQSLYNHLRRFE; encoded by the exons ATGGCCAGTGAGATCGAGGAACCGGGCGGCCGAGAGGCGCAGACCGTCTGCGAGGCCCTGGGGCGCTACGAGGACACGCTGCGGGGCGCCGTCCGGGAGATCCACGTGGACATCCAG AGTGTAGACCTGGATGACCACCACAAACCTGAGTTTAGAAGAGTTTTTAGTTCTTCCATCATTGAAAATGGGCATCAGTCTTCATCAG GTCAGTCAAAAGTCTCCCATGAACTGACCTCTTTTCACATGTCAGACTCTTCCCCTGAAGCCCATGCCCCAGCAGTCACCTTACAGATGCCCCACCTTCCCGTTACTGCAGTAACCAGGATATCAGAGAAGTTTTCAGGAGAGACCATCTGTTCAACAGGAACAACTAATGCGTCTGCTGGCCTGTTGGGACAGAGCAAGAGCAAAAATGCGATGGCAGTGAAAACTTCCAACCAGTCAG TGAAGGCCTGGAATTCAAGTGCAGTGAGAACAATGGGTTCATCTGCCGCTGGAG AGAATACCACTTCTGTCACTAAGTCTGTCTCAGCTGTGAGCTATGGGACGAGTAGTGGAACCAAAACTGGTGAAAG TGCCACTGACAGTTACTGTGATGTGACCCCCAGCTCTCACTCCTCCCCTCCCATTGTACATCGCCAAGTTGAAAGGAGGCGAGAACTGGTGCGGTCTCAGACGCTCCCACGGACTACAGGAACACAGGCCAGGAAAGCGCTTTTCGAGAAATTTGAACACGATGGTGGAAA aggaaaaggagaatCCAGAGCTAAGCTGAAGAGGTCGCAGAGTTTTGGGGTTGCCAGCGCTAGCAGCATTAAACAAATTCTGTTAGACTGGTGTCGCTCAAAAACCATAGGATACAAG CACATTGATCTCCAGAACTTCTCCTCAAGCTGGAATGATGGGATGGCATTCTGTGCTCTTGTgcattctttctttccagaagctTTTGATTATAATAAGCTTGACCCAGCTAATCGCAAGCAGAACTTTGAGCTGGCCTTCACCATGGCTGA GAAAATGGCTCACTGCGATCGTCTGATAGAAGTGGATGACATGATGATGATGGGTCACAAGCCAGACCCCATGTGTGTCTTCACCTATGTCCAGTCTCTATACAATCATCTACGACGCTTTGAATAA